The proteins below are encoded in one region of Oncorhynchus nerka isolate Pitt River linkage group LG15, Oner_Uvic_2.0, whole genome shotgun sequence:
- the LOC115143740 gene encoding kelch repeat and BTB domain-containing protein 8 isoform X1 produces the protein MAASGDVGKLLQVQNVTPANTTYSGVDAVHACNILQQLKALYDEAQLTDIVVEVDHGKTFPCHRNVLAAISPYFRSMFTSGLTESSQREVRLIGVESDSMHQVLDYAYTSRVMLSESNVQALFTAASIFQIPALQDQCALFMISRLDPQNCTGVYMFADAYGHQLLRERSQDYIRKKFLCVAREQEFLQLTKEQLVSILNNDDLNVEKEEHVYESIVRWLEHDSPRRETHLAEVFSQCIRLPLLDDSFLSRIPAPFACALSLSREPAETKASLNGCSQRLGMTASEMVICFDAAHKHSMKKQTVPCLDTAAGKVFKLCKPPNDLREVGILVSSENDIFIAGGYRPSNSEVSIDHRAESDFWQYEHAGNRWLARSPMLRARIGCRLVHCCGKLYALGGRVYEGDGRNALKSVECYDARDNCWTAVSPMPVAMEFHSAVEYRDHIYILQGEYFFCFDPRKDYWGHLSPMSVPRSQGLVALHKSSIYYIAGICKNHQRTFTMEVYDIEQNTWARKRDLPFDQATSPYIKALLLQGKLHLFVRATQVMVEEHVFRTSRKNSLYQYDDEADAWTKVYETPDRLWDLGRHFECVVAKLYPQCLQKVL, from the exons ATGGCTGCCAGTGGAG ACGTAGGCAAGCTGTTACAAGTACAGAATGTGACTCCTGCGAACACAACCTACAGTGGGGTTGATGCCGTTCATGCCTGTAACATCCTCCAGCAGCTCAAAGCCTTGTATGATGAAGCACAGCTCACAGACATTGTCGTTGAGGTGGACCATGGCAAGACATTTCCGTGTCACCGAAATGTCCTTGCAGCAATCAGCCCTTACTTTAG GTCCATGTTCACCAGTGGCCTTACCGAGAGCAGCCAGAGGGAGGTGCGGCTCATCGGGGTTGAGTCTGATTCCATGCATCAGGTCCTGGACTATGCCTACACGTCCAGAGTCATGCTGTCCGAGTCCAATGTCCAGGCCCTGTTCACGGCAGCCAGCATCTTCCAGATCCCAGCCCTGCAGGACCAGTGTGCCCTGTTCATGATCAGTCGTCTGGACCCCCAGAACTGCACCGGGGTCTACATGTTCGCAGACGCCTACGGCCACCAGTTGCTGAGGGAGCGCTCCCAGGACTACATACGCAAGAAG TTCCTGTGTGTGGCACGGGAGCAGGAGTTCCTCCAGCTCACCAAGGAGCAGCTGGTGAGCATCCTGAACAACGATGACCTGAACGTGGAGAAGGAAGAGCATGTGTATGAGAGCATTGTGCGCTGGTTGGAGCACGACAGCCCTCGCAGGGAGACCCACCTGGCTGAGGTGTTTTCTCAATGCATCCGACTGCCCCTCCTGGATGACTCTTTTCTCAGCCGCATCCCGGCCCCTTTCGCCTgcgccctctctctgtccaggGAACCTGCCGAAACCAAGGCAAGTCTCAACGGCTGCTCTCAGCGCCTGGGCATGACCGCCTCCGAGATGGTCATCTGCTTTGACGCGGCACACAAACACTCAATGAAGAAGCAGACCGTGCCTTGCCTGGACACTGCTGCTGGGAAGGTGTTCAAGCTCTGCAAGCCCCCCAATGACCTGCGGGAGGTGGGCATCCTGGTGTCATCGGAGAACGACATATTCATCGCTGGGGGCTACCGCCCTAGCAACAGCGAGGTGTCCATCGACCACCGTGCGGAGAGCGACTTCTGGCAATACGAGCATGCAGGGAACCGTTGGCTGGCGCGTTCGCCCATGCTACGGGCCCGGATCGGCTGCAGGCTGGTCCACTGCTGTGGGAAGCTGTACGCCCTGGGGGGCCGTGTGTACGAAGGGGACGGAAGGAATGCACTGAAGTCAGTGGAGTGCTACGATGCCAGGGATAACTGCTGGACTGCCGTCAGCCCCATGCCTGTCGCCATGGAGTTCCACAGCGCTGTGGAGTACAGAGACCACATCTACATCCTCCAAG GTGAGTACTTTTTCTGTTTTGACCCTCGCAAGGACTACTGGGGCCACCTGTCCCCAATGAGTGTACCCCGGAGCCAGGGTCTGGTTGCCTTACACAAGAGCTCCATCTATTACATCGCTGGCATTTGCAAGAACCACCAGCGCACCTTCACCATGGAGGTCTACGACATCGAACAGAACACCTGGGCCCGCAAGAGGGACCTTCCCTTCGACCAGGCCACCAGCCCCTACATCAAGGCCCTGCTCCTCCAGGGCAAGCTGCACCTGTTTGTCCGAGCCACGCAGGTCATGGTGGAGGAACACGTGTTCCGTACCAGCAGGAAGAACTCCCTCTACCAGTATGACGACGAGGCGGATGCTTGGACCAAAGTCTACGAGACGCCTGACCGCCTCTGGGACCTGGGCCGCCATTTTGAATGTGTGGTGGCCAAACTGTACCcgcagtgtcttcagaaagtactcTGA
- the LOC115143740 gene encoding kelch repeat and BTB domain-containing protein 8 isoform X2, producing the protein MFTSGLTESSQREVRLIGVESDSMHQVLDYAYTSRVMLSESNVQALFTAASIFQIPALQDQCALFMISRLDPQNCTGVYMFADAYGHQLLRERSQDYIRKKFLCVAREQEFLQLTKEQLVSILNNDDLNVEKEEHVYESIVRWLEHDSPRRETHLAEVFSQCIRLPLLDDSFLSRIPAPFACALSLSREPAETKASLNGCSQRLGMTASEMVICFDAAHKHSMKKQTVPCLDTAAGKVFKLCKPPNDLREVGILVSSENDIFIAGGYRPSNSEVSIDHRAESDFWQYEHAGNRWLARSPMLRARIGCRLVHCCGKLYALGGRVYEGDGRNALKSVECYDARDNCWTAVSPMPVAMEFHSAVEYRDHIYILQGEYFFCFDPRKDYWGHLSPMSVPRSQGLVALHKSSIYYIAGICKNHQRTFTMEVYDIEQNTWARKRDLPFDQATSPYIKALLLQGKLHLFVRATQVMVEEHVFRTSRKNSLYQYDDEADAWTKVYETPDRLWDLGRHFECVVAKLYPQCLQKVL; encoded by the exons ATGTTCACCAGTGGCCTTACCGAGAGCAGCCAGAGGGAGGTGCGGCTCATCGGGGTTGAGTCTGATTCCATGCATCAGGTCCTGGACTATGCCTACACGTCCAGAGTCATGCTGTCCGAGTCCAATGTCCAGGCCCTGTTCACGGCAGCCAGCATCTTCCAGATCCCAGCCCTGCAGGACCAGTGTGCCCTGTTCATGATCAGTCGTCTGGACCCCCAGAACTGCACCGGGGTCTACATGTTCGCAGACGCCTACGGCCACCAGTTGCTGAGGGAGCGCTCCCAGGACTACATACGCAAGAAG TTCCTGTGTGTGGCACGGGAGCAGGAGTTCCTCCAGCTCACCAAGGAGCAGCTGGTGAGCATCCTGAACAACGATGACCTGAACGTGGAGAAGGAAGAGCATGTGTATGAGAGCATTGTGCGCTGGTTGGAGCACGACAGCCCTCGCAGGGAGACCCACCTGGCTGAGGTGTTTTCTCAATGCATCCGACTGCCCCTCCTGGATGACTCTTTTCTCAGCCGCATCCCGGCCCCTTTCGCCTgcgccctctctctgtccaggGAACCTGCCGAAACCAAGGCAAGTCTCAACGGCTGCTCTCAGCGCCTGGGCATGACCGCCTCCGAGATGGTCATCTGCTTTGACGCGGCACACAAACACTCAATGAAGAAGCAGACCGTGCCTTGCCTGGACACTGCTGCTGGGAAGGTGTTCAAGCTCTGCAAGCCCCCCAATGACCTGCGGGAGGTGGGCATCCTGGTGTCATCGGAGAACGACATATTCATCGCTGGGGGCTACCGCCCTAGCAACAGCGAGGTGTCCATCGACCACCGTGCGGAGAGCGACTTCTGGCAATACGAGCATGCAGGGAACCGTTGGCTGGCGCGTTCGCCCATGCTACGGGCCCGGATCGGCTGCAGGCTGGTCCACTGCTGTGGGAAGCTGTACGCCCTGGGGGGCCGTGTGTACGAAGGGGACGGAAGGAATGCACTGAAGTCAGTGGAGTGCTACGATGCCAGGGATAACTGCTGGACTGCCGTCAGCCCCATGCCTGTCGCCATGGAGTTCCACAGCGCTGTGGAGTACAGAGACCACATCTACATCCTCCAAG GTGAGTACTTTTTCTGTTTTGACCCTCGCAAGGACTACTGGGGCCACCTGTCCCCAATGAGTGTACCCCGGAGCCAGGGTCTGGTTGCCTTACACAAGAGCTCCATCTATTACATCGCTGGCATTTGCAAGAACCACCAGCGCACCTTCACCATGGAGGTCTACGACATCGAACAGAACACCTGGGCCCGCAAGAGGGACCTTCCCTTCGACCAGGCCACCAGCCCCTACATCAAGGCCCTGCTCCTCCAGGGCAAGCTGCACCTGTTTGTCCGAGCCACGCAGGTCATGGTGGAGGAACACGTGTTCCGTACCAGCAGGAAGAACTCCCTCTACCAGTATGACGACGAGGCGGATGCTTGGACCAAAGTCTACGAGACGCCTGACCGCCTCTGGGACCTGGGCCGCCATTTTGAATGTGTGGTGGCCAAACTGTACCcgcagtgtcttcagaaagtactcTGA
- the LOC115142343 gene encoding monocarboxylate transporter 2-like yields MSPAPASILRDTPPDGGWGWAVVFGAFISIGFSYAFPKALTVFFKDIQLIFGASYSQIAWISSIMLAAMYAGGPISSILVNRYGSRPVVIAGGVICGIGMVTASFGNTITHLYISVGVVGGFGLSFNLQPSVTIIGKYFQVKRPLANGLAMAGSPVFLCTLAPINQFLFNQFGWRGSFFILGALLLNCCVAGSLMRPICPKPTGGQLTQTNGTPRKPPTDRSEAQVNGHNTQLEKGCLENVNKFLDLSLFKHRGFLIYIVGNAVMFFGFFAPVVFLAPYALSHGFDEYSSAFLLSIMGFVDMFARPLTGLMANTKWIRPRIQYFFSFAIIYNGLCHLLCPLASGYGGLAAYSVFFGIAFGMVCALLFETLMDLVGPQRFSSAVGLATIIECCPVLLGPPIGGALVDTFGDYKYLYLMCGAVMVFAGLFLFVMNVYNYRMLERERRQEEGQVEEGCESQEQDQEQGLGLRERGEPSSEEQGEAGKEAKKQQIP; encoded by the exons ATGTCCCCTGCACCAGCATCTATTCTGCGGGACACCCCTCCGGACGGGGGCTGGGGCTGGGCCGTGGTGTTTGGGGCCTTCATCTCTATCGGCTTCTCGTATGCCTTCCCCAAAGCCCTCACTGTCTTCTTCAAAGACATCCAGCTGATCTTCGGTGCCTCCTACAGCCAGATTGCATGGATTTCTTCCATCATGCTGGCAGCAATGTATGCCGGTG GACCTATCAGCAGTATTCTGGTCAATCGCTATGGAAGCCGGCCTGTGGTCATAGCTGGTGGAGTGATATGTGGcattggtatggtaactgcttctTTTGGCAATACCATTACGCATTTGTACATATCCGTAGGAGTCGTTGGAG GATTTGGTCTTTCTTTTAACCTCCAGCCATCCGTCACCATCATTGGGAAGTACTTCCAGGTCAAGAGGCCGTTAGCTAATGGGCTGGCCATGGCAGGAAGTCCAGTCTTCCTCTGTACCTTAGCACCTATCAACCAGTTCCTGTTTAACCAATTTGGCTGGAGGGGCAGTTTCTTCATCCTGGGAGCTCTGCTGCTCAACTGCTGTGTTGCCGGCTCTCTCATGAGGCCCATTTGTCCAAAGCCAACTGGAGGCCAACTCACGCAGACAAACGGAACCCCAAGGAAACCTCCCACTGACCGGTCTGAGGCCCAGGTGAATGGACACAACACACAGTTGGAGAAAGGCTGTTTGGAAAACGTCAACAAGTTTCTGGACCTCTCGCTCTTCAAACACAGGGGCTTTCTGATCTACATCGTAGGGAACGCGGTGATGTTCTTTGGTTTCTTCGCCCCTGTAGTGTTCCTGGCCCCTTACGCTCTGAGCCATGGCTTCGACGAGTATTCCTCTGCCTTCCTCTTGTCCATCATGGGCTTCGTAGACATGTTTGCCAGGCCGTTGACAGGGCTGATGGCTAACACTAAGTGGATCAGGCCCAGGATACAGTACTTCTTCAGCTTTGCTATCATCTATAATGGTTTATGCCACCTGCTGTGTCCCTTGGCCAGTGGGTATGGGGGGCTGGCGGCCTACTCAGTGTTCTTTGGCATAGCATTTGGAATGGTGTGTGCCCTGCTGTTTGAGACGCTCATGGACCTGGTGGGGCCTCAGCGGTTCTCCAGTGCAGTGGGACTGGCCACCATCATAGAGTGCTGCCCCGTACTCCTGGGACCACCTATTGGAG gAGCCTTGGTGGACACCTTTGGTGACTACAAGTACCTGTACCTCATGTGTGGAGCGGTGATGGTGTTCGCAGGACTCTTCCTCTTTGTTATGAATGTCTACAACTACAGGATGCTGGAGcgggagaggaggcaggaggagggaCAGGTAGAGGAGGGCTGTGAGAGCCAGGAGCAGGACCAGGAGCAGGGCCTGGggctgagggagaggggagagcccTCCTCAGAGGAGCAAggagaggcagggaaggaggcTAAGAAGCAACAAATCCCCTAG